In Bradyrhizobium sp. 200, the sequence CGCTCGACCAACGCCTCCTGCTTGCCTTCTGCACGAGCCAGATGAAGGAGCCGATGCGCGTCCAGCGTGTCGCCCGCCAGCGTATTCTCGAGATCGTAGGTTATGCCCTCCTGGGCTGCGACTTGCGAGACCTGCGCCAGGATCGGTGCGGCCTTCTGACCGGGACCGAACTTGTGGGCGATGTGCTCGTCCACGCTGTGCGGCGCGACGCCAGGCATTAGCCGGTACGAGCGATAGACGACTTCGACCCGCTGACGGCCAGCGAACTGGTCGAGGGCCTTGCGGAAGCGGCTGATGCCGATGGGGCAGATCGGGCAGATCACGTCGTGCCAGATCTCGACCGTCAGCGCTTTCGTCACGGTTTGAACCTTGCTCAGCATGGCGCGGTCCCTCACGAAAAAGCGGCGACGATCACGTCGCGTAGCGGCCGCGGCTTGCGGCCGGTGATCAGCTCAAAATGGCCGGTGACGATGTCGTAGGCGTGTCCGACCATGCCCTTCTTGATCTGGACGAGCGTGTCCACGATCGGCCCGGGAAGACCCACTTGCGCCATGCCGCCACGAAACTGGTCCTCGGTGAGGACCGCGAAGCCGAGCGGCTTGCCGGTGACCTCGGCGACGATGGCCGCTTTCGCCGAGGCCGATCAGCGCACCGCTGGCGATCAGCATCTGCGCCTCCTGGACGACGACCTCCGCGTAGAGGTTCATGCGCAGGATGGTCCAGCTTGCAGCAGCGCGGATCAGGTGCTGCTCGGCGACCCAGAAATCGACGTACATCGACGGCGCGGCGAGGTCCTTCGTACCCGCGTTCGACACCAGAACGATGTGCTTCACGCCCGCTCCGACGGCAGCGTCGATCGCCGCCACGAATTGCTTCGCCCGCGCGCCGGGCTCGACATCGACGCTCGGGATGAGGACGACGGCGTCGAGACCCTGATAGGCCGATGCAAGGCTGGCCGGCTGATCGTAGTCGCCGAACCGGCCTTCCGCCGGGGCCTGGATGTTTTCCGGGCTGCGCGAGATGCCGACGACGCCGTGACCGGCGTGCCTGGCGATCAGATCCTGAACGATTGCTTTGCCGAGCTGACCGCTCGCTCCGCTGACTCCAACTTGCATAGCCGTGACCTTTCCAATAACAAAATGTTCGATAGGAACTTATTGTTCTTGAAGAGGACCGCAAGAATGCACATGTTTGATCGTCACGATCATCGATGTTCGTTGGTTGACCGGCGCCGAACGGCGTAGATGAGCAGAGAGAGCGTTTTTCTTATGACCGCCCCGAAAGCCGGGCAGCCGACTCTCGCCGAGCTCGGCGAGGAAGGCCAGGCCGAGTGCCGCGCCATCATCCAGATCCTTGATCGGGTCGGCGACAAATGGGCGATCATGGTGATCGGCGCGCTGGCCAACGGGCCGGTGCGCTTCAACGCCATGTTGCGCGCCATCATCGGGATTTCGCACCGGATGCTGACTCTCACACTACGCGGGCTTCAGCGCGACGGACTGATCGTTCGCCGGGCTTTCCCGACGATTCCGCCGAAGGTCGAGTATGAGCTGACGCCGCTGGGGCGCTCGCTCATCGATCCTCTCTGGAACCTGGTCGGTTGGGTCCAGACCAACCAGGTGGCGATCGAGACGGCGCGGGCCGAGTTTGACTCCCAAAAGGAGGACTGACTGTGAACACGACATCGCAAGCCGAGATCGTGCAATACGAGGTCGCCGGACTGGAGATCGACCGCGACATGATCCGACCGCTGGCGAAGAGGCTCGCGAAAGAAGGGCCAGACGCCAACCACATCAGAACGAGGATCAACGAGCTTCTCGAGAGCAAAGGCCGCATCGTCGCCGCCCTGCTGCGATCGCCGCTGGTCGGTGCGGACCTCGGTCTGTCGAGAGATCGCGCCCCTCCGCGCGACATTGACCTGTAGATCGGGCGGGTCAGGCAGCCTCGCGATCCGCGGCGCGATAGACGCCATAGCCGATCCTCACCAGCAGGCCCTCTTCACACATCCAGGCCAGGTAGTGCCTTGGGATACCGATGGCGGTGAGTTCAGCCGTGCGCACCTCGCCTCGCTCGCGCGCCAGAGCGACGGCCCGCTCCCTGAGCGTCGGTGTCGGCCCGCCCGCGAGGCGTAGGGCTTCAGCGCGGTCCCGGTCGCGCTTGCGCATTTTGCGCAGCTCTGGCGTAGTCGGAAGTAGGGAAATCGAGAACTCGTAGTTCGCATCTTTTACGACCCCGGGGAGCCAAAAGCTTCCAGCCTATCAACAGGTTACCGCCCTGGGCCATGATGATCCCTGGGATTGTTTGGACTGGCAAGCATCTTGCTCTCCGAATGGCATTGCCGTGCATTCCCGCCGGCCATGTACCATTGCGGAGCAAGAGATGACCCGCCTGCACCATCTTGAAACAGCAGATGTCGAGCGATCCAGCCGCGCAGAGGTTAAGCGGCGCGCAACCGAAGAGCGCAAGCGCCTGGCGACGATCGACGCGCTCCAACGGTTGCGGCAGCGGACGGAAGCCGTGTTAGCGAATTTGAAGAATACCGCGACCTTGCTTGATTACAGCATCGAAACCGAATTACAGGCCAGTCCCACGCGCGACCCTCGTCACTTTGCGTTTCCGATGACTGCCAGAGCCTTGATTGCGCGGCGTGATAATCTGAGAGCGACCATTGCTGCGATTTCCGAAGAGCTGGCGCGAGGCAATCATCTTGAACGGTCGGTAGCGTAAGGATCCTTGCGCAAGTCCTGCAAGGTCAATCCTTTATCTGAGGACGCGCCCGAAGCGGCCAGGACAGCCGCAACGGGAATCAAAGCACTCCAACCGCGGCGGGTCATCCTTTTCCCGCCGACTTCATTGTGATTCCAAAGCCACCCCTGATCGGGCGGCTTTTCGTTTGCCGGCATCCGTGGCGCGCCCTACGCCGCCGCGATCGCAGCGATGAACAGTGCGCAAGCCGCCGTGGACGAGACCGTCCGCACGTGATTCCACAACGTCCAGTCCGCCAGATAGCGCGCCCACAGCGATGCAGCCTCGTGGCTTGCGGGGTCGGCCGCGGCAAGCGCGTTGTTCAGAGGCACGTTGAAGATCATCGTGACGACGAACATGCCGACCACATGGAGCACGCCGCCAGCCACCATGGCGATCGCGCCAGGTTCGCCCCAGCGGAACAGCGCAACAGCCGCCAGCGCTGCGCTTGTTGCCGTCGTTCCCAGGAAGATCGGCATGAACAGCGACTGCACGATCGCGACGTTGATCGCATTCATCGCCGCGATGCCTGCCGCCTGCCCGATGCGGCCAAGCGCCGTCATGATGAAAGTCGAAAACGCGAAATAAAGCCCGGCGAGCAGGCCGCAGCCGATGGCGGAAAACCACAGCAGGCCGGTGATCAACGTCTGCATCATCATGCCCTCCAGACACCGGTCGCCGCGGTCCGGCGGGCATAATCGGAAAAGTCACGCGCGGGACGGCCGAGCGCCTGTTCGACACCGTGCGCGACATCCGAATTGCGCCCGTCGAGCACGACGGTGAACAGTTCCAGCATGAGTTCGATGACCTCCGCGGGCGCATGGGGCCGCATATGGGCCGCAAAATCCTCCGGCGTGATCTGCCGGTAGGTGACCGGCCGCCCCGCGGCGCCGGCGATCTCGGCGACCGCTTGCGCGAACGTCAGCGCGCGCGGTCCTGTCACCTCGTAGACCTTGCCGGCATGACGGCGATCCGTGAGCGCGGCGACAACAACCTCGGCGATGTCGTCGGCGTCGATGAACGGTTCGGGCACGGCGCCGGCCGGCAAGGCGATCTCGCCGGCCAGTACGCCGTCGAGCAGATAGCCTTCGGAGAAGTTCTGGTCGAACCAGCTTGCGCGCACGATGCTCCAGGGAACGCCGGATTGCTGCAACGCCGCTTCCGCCCGTTGCGCCCCCGGCTCGCCGCGGCCCGACAGCAAGACGACGCGTTCGAGCCCGTTCTCGCGCGCCAGCCGGCTCACCTCGGCAATCGCATCCGCGGCAAGATCCGGCTGGTAGGTGACATAGGCCATCGAGACGCCGGCAAGCGCGGCCGGCCATGTCTCGGGCCGGGTCCAGTCGAACGGAACGCGCGTCGAAC encodes:
- a CDS encoding DsbA family oxidoreductase — translated: MLSKVQTVTKALTVEIWHDVICPICPIGISRFRKALDQFAGRQRVEVVYRSYRLMPGVAPHSVDEHIAHKFGPGQKAAPILAQVSQVAAQEGITYDLENTLAGDTLDAHRLLHLARAEGKQEALVERFHRGYFSEHAHLFDRDTLLRLAVEAGLDEPSVADLLDGDRFTADVEADQAEAHARGIRSVPHFLIDDRVSVSGGQSPTEFLAALNSA
- a CDS encoding helix-turn-helix domain-containing protein, whose protein sequence is MTAPKAGQPTLAELGEEGQAECRAIIQILDRVGDKWAIMVIGALANGPVRFNAMLRAIIGISHRMLTLTLRGLQRDGLIVRRAFPTIPPKVEYELTPLGRSLIDPLWNLVGWVQTNQVAIETARAEFDSQKED
- a CDS encoding type IV toxin-antitoxin system AbiEi family antitoxin domain-containing protein, giving the protein MRKRDRDRAEALRLAGGPTPTLRERAVALARERGEVRTAELTAIGIPRHYLAWMCEEGLLVRIGYGVYRAADREAA
- a CDS encoding anthrone oxygenase family protein, which translates into the protein MMQTLITGLLWFSAIGCGLLAGLYFAFSTFIMTALGRIGQAAGIAAMNAINVAIVQSLFMPIFLGTTATSAALAAVALFRWGEPGAIAMVAGGVLHVVGMFVVTMIFNVPLNNALAAADPASHEAASLWARYLADWTLWNHVRTVSSTAACALFIAAIAAA
- a CDS encoding NmrA family NAD(P)-binding protein → MSELPILIIGGAGKTGARVDALLRASGVPTRPVSRSTRVPFDWTRPETWPAALAGVSMAYVTYQPDLAADAIAEVSRLARENGLERVVLLSGRGEPGAQRAEAALQQSGVPWSIVRASWFDQNFSEGYLLDGVLAGEIALPAGAVPEPFIDADDIAEVVVAALTDRRHAGKVYEVTGPRALTFAQAVAEIAGAAGRPVTYRQITPEDFAAHMRPHAPAEVIELMLELFTVVLDGRNSDVAHGVEQALGRPARDFSDYARRTAATGVWRA